The Legionella cincinnatiensis genome includes a region encoding these proteins:
- a CDS encoding beta-ketoacyl-ACP synthase III encodes MKNAVISGTGSYIPEKQLTNFELESKLDTTDEWIVTRTGISSRSIAQSYETTSYMAAQAAEQALNASGLDANEIDLIVVATCTPDHFFPGVACYVQHALKIKKPIPAFDVGAACSGFVYVMDIAKQYIMSGVAKHILVIGSESMSRAVDWTDRATCVLFGDGAGAVVLSASDRQGIVGSVLHASYDAEKLLNLSNGTFDTQRAMISMRGNEVFKVAVKYMGDVVDEVLEASQLTKSDIQWLIPHQANMRIIQAIAKKLDLPMSRVIVTIGSQGNTSAASIPLALDHSIRTNQIKRDELLLIESFGGGMTWGAMVIRY; translated from the coding sequence AACTAGAGTCAAAGTTAGATACCACTGATGAATGGATTGTCACCAGAACAGGCATAAGCAGTCGTAGTATTGCGCAATCTTATGAAACTACATCATATATGGCAGCACAAGCTGCTGAACAAGCATTGAATGCATCAGGTTTAGATGCTAATGAAATTGATTTAATAGTAGTTGCTACCTGTACTCCAGATCATTTTTTTCCTGGGGTAGCATGCTATGTACAGCATGCTTTAAAAATTAAAAAACCCATACCTGCATTTGATGTGGGTGCCGCCTGTAGTGGTTTTGTGTATGTGATGGATATTGCTAAACAATACATTATGAGTGGTGTAGCTAAACATATTCTTGTTATCGGTAGTGAAAGCATGTCTCGGGCAGTGGATTGGACTGACCGAGCAACTTGTGTTCTTTTCGGTGATGGTGCAGGTGCGGTAGTTTTAAGCGCAAGTGATCGACAAGGTATTGTAGGAAGCGTACTGCATGCCTCTTACGATGCTGAAAAATTATTAAACTTGAGTAATGGAACGTTTGATACTCAGCGAGCTATGATAAGTATGCGTGGCAATGAGGTTTTTAAAGTTGCGGTCAAATATATGGGGGATGTTGTTGACGAGGTTTTAGAAGCGAGTCAATTGACCAAATCAGACATTCAATGGTTAATTCCACATCAAGCAAATATGCGTATTATTCAAGCTATAGCTAAGAAGTTAGACCTGCCTATGTCTCGAGTGATTGTTACAATAGGCAGTCAAGGTAATACCTCGGCTGCTTCCATTCCTTTGGCTCTAGATCATTCTATTAGGACCAATCAGATAAAGCGAGATGAGCTATTATTGATTGAGTCTTTTGGTGGCGGAATGACTTGGGGAGCTATGGTTATTCGTTATTAA
- the fabD gene encoding ACP S-malonyltransferase, whose protein sequence is MVKTAFVFPGQGSQSIGMLADFELQYSIVVKTFAEASEAVGYDLWKLIQHGPEEKLNQTEHTQVAMLVADVAIHRLLMQQDIVQPCIIAGHSLGEYAALVCADALSLFDAACLVSRRGQVMQNAVPLGVGAMAALVGLTDEQVKNLCDQASRTNEVVTPANYNAIGQVVVAGHTPAVTRILGLAEDSGARLAKIIPVSVPCHCPLLFDAAEVFGEYLAKIEFKKPKIDVVSNVDLSIYHSAEHIRKKLQEQLYSPVRWVETIQFFKQNGIEIILECGPGKVLSGLIKRIDRSLNTISVYDTISLEQVEEQFA, encoded by the coding sequence ATGGTAAAAACGGCGTTTGTATTTCCTGGGCAAGGATCACAATCAATAGGGATGTTGGCTGACTTTGAGTTGCAATATTCTATTGTTGTTAAGACTTTTGCTGAAGCATCCGAGGCTGTCGGCTATGACTTATGGAAACTCATACAACATGGACCTGAAGAAAAACTTAATCAAACAGAACATACTCAAGTTGCAATGCTTGTAGCAGATGTTGCTATCCACAGGCTACTGATGCAACAAGATATTGTTCAACCATGCATTATAGCTGGCCATAGCTTAGGTGAATATGCTGCATTAGTTTGTGCTGATGCTTTATCATTGTTTGATGCTGCTTGTTTAGTCAGTCGTAGAGGACAAGTAATGCAAAATGCAGTGCCCTTAGGTGTAGGAGCCATGGCTGCTCTTGTTGGTTTAACTGATGAGCAAGTAAAAAATTTATGTGATCAAGCAAGTCGAACAAATGAAGTGGTTACTCCGGCAAACTATAATGCAATTGGGCAAGTGGTTGTTGCTGGTCATACTCCCGCAGTGACACGAATTTTGGGGTTAGCTGAAGATTCTGGAGCGCGATTAGCTAAAATAATTCCTGTAAGTGTACCATGCCACTGTCCTTTATTATTTGATGCGGCGGAGGTTTTTGGTGAGTATTTAGCTAAAATCGAATTCAAAAAACCAAAAATTGATGTGGTTAGTAATGTGGATTTAAGTATCTATCATTCAGCAGAACATATACGTAAAAAACTGCAAGAACAATTATATAGTCCTGTACGATGGGTTGAGACAATACAATTTTTTAAACAAAATGGGATAGAAATCATCCTTGAATGTGGGCCTGGAAAAGTGCTTAGTGGGTTAATTAAACGAATAGATAGAAGCTTAAATACTATTAGTGTTTACGATACCATTAGCCTTGAACAAGTTGAGGAACAATTCGCATAA